The following coding sequences lie in one Trichoderma breve strain T069 chromosome 1, whole genome shotgun sequence genomic window:
- a CDS encoding enoyl-CoA hydratase/isomerase domain-containing protein — MSSTEAIIVNKITPAYWRATFNNGTLNLFGPEGHVALKKLIDDLEADKSVRVIVFDSSSPDFFIAHADILRVAEEPQGPGTGFVATWASLAVRIASLPVLSIAAIRGYARGFGADFSSACDLRFASREKAIFCQPEVGAGIIPGGGAFELLPRRVGRARALEILLSSDDYDAITAELYGWINRAIPDAEFEDFVDKFARRIASFDAQLLIETKRVVDSRWGMPSQVDFAAGMALFGESTKWPSAARMKALFDKGLQSDEEVERNLGAVIGTVTEQDLAKYRE, encoded by the coding sequence ATGTCCTCCACcgaagccatcatcgtcaacaaAATCACCCCCGCCTACTGGCGCGCAACCTTCAACAACGGCACCCTCAACCTCTTCGGTCCAGAAGGCCACGTCgccctcaagaagctcataGACGACCTCGAAGCCGACAAGTCCGTCCGCGTCATCGTCTTTGACTCCTCCAGCCCAGATTTCTTCATCGCCCACGCCGACATCCTGCGCGTCGCTGAAGAGCCTCAAGGTCCAGGCACAGGCTTCGTCGCCACATGGGCCAGCCTCGCCGTCCGCATCGCCAGCCTTCCCGTGCTCAGTATCGCGGCGATTAGGGGTTATGCGCGCGGGTTCGGGGCCGACTTCTCTTCTGCTTGCGACTTGCGCTTTGCCAGCCGCGAGAAGGCAATCTTTTGCCAGCCAGAAGTTGGGGCGGGCATCATCCCCGGTGGCGGAGCCTTCGAGTTGCTTCCTCGAAGAGTCGGTCGCGCAAGAGCACTAGAGATTCTCCTCAGCTCAGACGACTATGATGCTATCACGGCTGAGTTGTACGGATGGATCAACCGCGCCATTCCAGACGCCGAGTTCGAGGACTTTGTCGACAAGTTTGCTCGTCGAATCGCAAGCTTCGACGCCCAGCTCCTGATCGAGACGAAGCGTGTCGTGGATTCTCGCTGGGGGATGCCGAGCCAAGTCgattttgctgctggaatGGCCCTTTTTGGGGAGTCCACCAAGTGGCCCTCTGCTGCGCGTATGAAGGCCCTTTTCGACAAGGGCTTGCAGAgcgatgaagaggttgagcgTAATTTGGGTGCGGTCATCGGAACTGTCACTGAGCAAGACTTGGCCAAGTATAGAGAGTAG
- a CDS encoding rab-GTPase-TBC domain-containing protein, translating into MASGQASQGGSARPSSPTGSLYAMSDDEEGGYETITHTESGRGVKLLFSKSKVYVHPTPSAKDNICGYIALLQQKGPRRDRPSTSSSTNSIASSDLLLAWVPEASLGDSASIYVKVDLSDADSPPKQSYLVPPPPTVTSHSSSVGGYAFAIPVSAIYSLMVRPPSLGWWYGSIIINSRGGDSFPALFFHDDECQSTILQKKKLARDNFDPFGESGQMFWGADEVLRWLRRYIKIERSGAEPNIYLIEPSKEDLESFGAKMATTKAQGKAKAGGSSNKDAQMDPFIKFVKETGWSLMEQFSKVTTLTRRAAHDLSENPNLPPQMRRLLKNPEVQTLQDEFDSARIYLARWAMGMAEQSERDHRQRIWTVRDVMELEDTDVGEFELLDGSNSMSFEDRKQPLSIEEWDAFFDPETGRLSISVDEVKERIFHGGLDADDGVRKEAWLFLLGVYEWYSTLDERKATIASLRDQYYKLKQSWWNRLEGEGGEGEDGEWWREQRGRIEKDVHRTDRNVAIFHGEDTPHPDPNSPFAEVGTNVHLEQMKEMLLTYNEYNKELGYVQGMSDLLAPIYAVVQDDAVAFWAFQMFMDRMERNFLRDQSGMRGQLLALDQLVHFMDPKLWDHLQKTDSTNFFFFFRMILVWYKREFEWLDVLKLWECLWTDYYTSSFHLFIALAILEKHRDVIMTHLQAFDEVLKYVNELSGTIDLESTLIRAEVLFRRFQRLVEAVDKKHNFPPPRTESPSQSNNNTAKQPPSKSKANAAPSKRERVITPELRKLLSKKIDFLEKKPKAAVKADGSADSK; encoded by the exons ATGGCATCTGGCCAGGCTTCTCAGGGTGGCTCTGCCCGACCAAGCTCGCCGACCGGGAGTCTCTACGCTATgagcgacgatgaagagggtGGCTACGAGACTATCACACACACGGAATCCGGTAGAGGCGTGAAGCTGCTGTTTTCGAAGAGCAAG GTCTACGTCCACCCGACACCATCCGCAAAAGACAATATCTGTGGCTATATAGCTCTGCTACAGCAGAAGGGGCCAAGACGTGATCGTCCCTCTACGTCATCTTCGACAAATAGTATCGCATCGTcggatcttcttcttgcttgggTTCCCGAAGCATCTCTTGGTGACTCGGCGAGCATCTATGTCAAAGTGGACCTCTCCGATGCCGACTCTCCTCCAAAGCAGTCATATCTTGTCCCTCCACCTCCCACCGTGACCTCCCACAGCAGCTCCGTTGGCGGCTACGCATTTGCCATCCCTGTCAGCGCCATATACTCTCTGATGGTCCGACCGCCGAGTCTGGGCTGGTGGTATGGCTCCATCATCATAAACTCTAGAGGAGGTGACAGCTTTCCTGCTCTGTTCTTTCATGATGACGAGTGCCAAAGCACCATTcttcagaagaagaaactggcCCGGGACAACTTCGATCCGTTTGGCGAGAGCGGCCAGATGTTTTGGGGTGCAGATGAAGTCCTGCGATGGCTGAGGAGATATATTAAGATTGAGAGGTCCGGAGCAGAGCCCAACATTTATCTCATTGAGCCGAGTAAAGAAGATCTGGAAAGCTTTGGTGCTAAAATGGCAACGACAAAAGCACAAggaaaggccaaggccgggGGCTCAAGCAACAAAGATGCCCAGATGGACCCCTTTATCAAATTTGTCAAGGAGACAGGCTGGAGCCTCATGGAGCAGTTTAGCAAGGTGACCACTTTGACCAGGAGAGCAGCGCACGATTTGTCAGAAAATCCTAATCTGCCCCCTCAAATGCGACGGTTGCTCAAAAATCCTGAGGTTCAAACACTCCAAGATGAGTTTGACAGCGCAAGGATATACCTTGCCAGGTGGGCGATGGGCATGGCGGAGCAGAGTGAGCGTGATCATCGACAGAGAATCTGGACTGTTCGAGATGTTATGGAGCTTGAAGACACCGATGTCGGAGAAttcgagcttcttgatggaTCAAATTCCATGTCGTTTGAAGACAGAAAACAGCCTCTCTCGATAGAGGAGTGGGATGCGTTTTTCGACCCCGAGACCGGACGACTGTCCATCTCTGTTGATGAAGTCAAGGAGCGCATCTTTCACGGCGGACTAGACGCCGATGACGGAGTTAGGAAAGAAGCCTGGCTCTTTTTGTTGGGCGTGTACGAGTGGTACAGCACGCTTGATGAAAGAAAGGCGACCATTGCCTCCCTTAGAGATCAGTACTACAAGCTCAAACAATCTTGGTGGAATCGACTcgagggggagggaggagagggtgAGGACGGTGAATGGTGGCGCGAACAACGCGGGCGTATCG AGAAGGACGTCCATCGGACTGATCGAAACGTCGCCATCTTCCATGGAGAAGATACTCCTCATCCGGATCCAAATTCACCCTTTGCTGAAGTTGGCACCAATGTTCACCTAGagcagatgaaggagatgcttCTGACATACAACGAGTACAACAAGGAGCTCGGCTATGTCCAAGGTATGTCGGATCTCTTGGCACCAATCTATGCCGTGGTCCAAGATGATGCGGTGGCCTTTTGGGCGTTTCAGATGTTCATGGATCGCATGGAACGTAACTTCTTGCGAGACCAGTCAGGTATGAGGGGCCAGCTACTGGCCCTAGACCAACTTGTTCACTTCATGGACCCTAAGCTCTGGGATCACCTGCAAAAGACGGATAgcaccaacttcttcttcttcttccgcatgATACTGGTGTGGTACAAGCGAGAGTTTGAGTGGCTGGACGTGCTCAAGCTTTGGGAGTGCCTGTGGACGGATTATTACACCTCAAGCTTCCACCTCTTCATTGCCTTGGCTATCCTAGAAAAGCACAGGGATGTTATCATGACACATCTGCAAGCGTTTGATGAGGTTCTTAAATATG TGAACGAGCTGTCCGGTACTATTGACCTTGAGTCGACCCTGATTCGCGCCGAGGTTCTTTTCCGCCGGTTCCAGCGACTGGTTGAGGCAGTTGACAAGAAACACAACTTCCCGCCTCCTAGAACAGAAAGCCCAAGTCAATCAAACAACAACACAGCTAAACAGCCTCCCTCAAAGTCCAAGGCTAATGCAGCGCCGTCAAAGCGAGAGAGGGTGATAACTCCCGAGCTACGAAAGCTACTTAGCAAAAAAATCGATTTCTTGGAGAAAAAGCCCAAGGCGGCTGTGAAGGCTGATGGATCGGCCGACTCAAAATGA
- a CDS encoding sec1-binding region of mso1 domain-containing protein: MSSWYSNLVTKTSSQISNLRSTLLSSEADGDTEDDTHVCRVLRNYYTEKGRPFPNWLPPDPKAPPPQMTQAVYAQSQVGSRYGGLGGPQQPGAGGLSSLWDNGPAQPPQPQIPQSLRAGRPATTQPGPSSRDELLGRGGQAPRAGSYSGPGPAPAGSAQDRLKQRLWGTRTTSPSSSNGNGPFQPPPGGGGSYDNSRGGGGGGGGGAAANGVRRKGLPSGPRGYR, translated from the exons ATGAGTTCCTGGTACTCCAACCTCGTCACCAAAACCTCGTCCCAAATCTCCAACCTCCGGTCTACCCTCCTTTCCAGCGAGGCCGATGGCGACACCGAAGACGACACCCACGTCTGCCGCGTCCTGCGCAACTACTACACCGAAAAGGGCCGCCCGTTCCCGAACTGGCTGCCCCCTGACCCAAAggcaccgccgccgcagaTGACCCAGGCCGTATATGCCCAGTCGCAGGTCGGCTCGCGCTACGGTGGGCTTGGAGGGCCTCAACAGCCTGGCGCTGGGGGGCTCAGCAGTTTATGGGACAACGGCCCTGCGCAGCCACCGCAGCCGCAAATTCCGCAGAGCTTGCGGGCTGGACGACCGGCGACGACACAGCCCGGACCGTCTTCGAGGGACGAGCTGCTCGGGAGGGGGGGACAGGCACCTCGTGCAGGGAGCTATTCTGGGCCTGGCCCGGCTCCCGCTGGATCGGCGCAGGATCGTTTGAAACAGCGACTTTGGGGAACCCGTACCACGAGCCCATCCTCTAGCAACGGTAATGGGCCGTTCCAACCACCTCCAGGCGGAG GAGGATCTTACGATAACTccagaggaggaggcggtggtggag gaggaggagctgctgcgaATGGAGTACGAAGAAAAGGGCTGCCCAGCGGTCCACGGGGATATAgatga
- a CDS encoding ribosomal l28e protein family domain-containing protein, translating to MASDEIVWQIINQQFCAFKLKTEKQQNFCRNEYNVTGLCNRQSCPLANSRYATIRQHPTKDTLYLYMKTVERAHLPSKMWERIKLSNNYTKALEQIDERLIYWPKFLIHKCKQRLTRLTQVQIRMRRIAAEDERLGEKLVPKLAPKVRHREATRERKAEAAAKLERTIERELLERLRQGAYGDQPLNVSEDIWKKVLNAMEKGGEGERDKDMDKGIESDDEEELDGEAASEDEDAEAAIEYVSDLDESEDELEDLEDWLESEEEEEEDSDESEAEKAGSKRKRGKVTKMKSKRPKQQEKEKLALTNDLAW from the exons ATGGCGTCTGACGAGATTGTGTGGCAAATCATCAACCAGCAGTTTTGCGCCTTCAAATTAAA AacggagaagcagcaaaattTCTGCCGCAATGAATACAACGTCACTGGACTGTGCAATCGCCAGTCATGTCCTCTCGCCAACTCGCGGTATGCCACCATTCGGCAACACCCTACCAAGGATACGCTATACCTCTACATGAAGACTGTCGAGCGAGCGCATCTGCCTTCCAAGATGTGGGAGCGCATCAAGTTGTCAAATAACTACACCAAGGCCCTGGAGCAAATCGACGAGAGGCTCATCTACTGGCCCAAGTTCTTGATCCACAAGTGCAAGCAGCGACTCACCCGCCTGACGCAGGTGCAGATCCGCATGCGTAGGAttgccgccgaggacgaaCGTCtgggcgagaagctggttCCCAAGCTGGCCCCCAAAGTCAGACACCGCGAGGCGACGAGAGAAcgcaaggctgaggcagCCGCTAAGCTGGAGAGGACTATCGAGAGAGAATTGCTTGAGCGTCTGAGGCAAGGCGCTTACGGCGACCAGCCCCTCAACGTCAGCGAGGAcatctggaagaaggtgCTGAATGCCATGGAGAAGGGTGGCGAGGGTGAACGAGACAAGGACATGGACAAGGGTATCGAgtctgatgatgaggaggaactTGATGGAGAGGCTGCaagcgaagatgaagacgccgaggccgccatTGAATACGTCTCCGACCTCGACGAGAGCGAAGACGAGCTCGAAGACCTTGAGGACTGGCTcgagagcgaggaggaagaggaagaagacagcgACGAGTCCGAGGCGGAAAAGGCCGGCAGCAAGCGCAAGCGTGGCAAGGTcaccaagatgaagagcaagcgacccaagcagcaggagaaggagaagctggcgtTGACCAACGACTTGGCTTGGTAA